In Peromyscus leucopus breed LL Stock chromosome 16_21, UCI_PerLeu_2.1, whole genome shotgun sequence, a single genomic region encodes these proteins:
- the Gpsm3 gene encoding G-protein-signaling modulator 3 isoform X2: METERPQEEEDGEHQGPPQDDQGWPPVNSTTRPWRSAPPSPPPPGTRHTALGPRSGSLLSLQTELLLDLVAEAQSRRLEEQRATFHPPKVPPSLAPTPPRLLEDKEQLYSTILSHQCQRMETQRSEPPLPPGGQELLELLLKVQGGGRMEEQRSRPPTHTC, encoded by the exons ATGGAGACTGAAAGACCCCAGGAAGAAGAGGATGGTGAACACCAG GGTCCCCCGCAAGATGATCAGGGCTGGCCCCCTGTGAACTCCACCACTCGGCCTTGGCgatctgctcctccctcccctcctcctccaggaaccCGCCACACAG CCCTGGGGCCCCGTTCGGGCTCCCTGCTCTCCCTGCAGACCGAGCTCCTTCTGGACCTGGTGGCTGAGGCCCAGTCTCGCCGCCTAGAGGAACAGAGGGCCACCTTCCATCCCCCCAAAGTGCCCCCAAGCCTAGCCCCAACCCCGCCTCGGCTTCTTGAGGACAAAGAACAGCTCTACAGCaccatccttagtcaccag TGCCAGCGGATGGAAACCCAGCGGTCAGAGCCGCCCCTTCCCCCCGGGGGACAGGAGCTCCTGGAGCTGCTGCTCAAAGTTCAGGGTGGAGGTCGAATGGAGGAGCAAAGATCTCGGCCCCCTACACACACCTGCTGA
- the Gpsm3 gene encoding G-protein-signaling modulator 3 isoform X1: MPFPDPVSQERSPGMETERPQEEEDGEHQGPPQDDQGWPPVNSTTRPWRSAPPSPPPPGTRHTALGPRSGSLLSLQTELLLDLVAEAQSRRLEEQRATFHPPKVPPSLAPTPPRLLEDKEQLYSTILSHQCQRMETQRSEPPLPPGGQELLELLLKVQGGGRMEEQRSRPPTHTC; this comes from the exons TCCAGGGATGGAGACTGAAAGACCCCAGGAAGAAGAGGATGGTGAACACCAG GGTCCCCCGCAAGATGATCAGGGCTGGCCCCCTGTGAACTCCACCACTCGGCCTTGGCgatctgctcctccctcccctcctcctccaggaaccCGCCACACAG CCCTGGGGCCCCGTTCGGGCTCCCTGCTCTCCCTGCAGACCGAGCTCCTTCTGGACCTGGTGGCTGAGGCCCAGTCTCGCCGCCTAGAGGAACAGAGGGCCACCTTCCATCCCCCCAAAGTGCCCCCAAGCCTAGCCCCAACCCCGCCTCGGCTTCTTGAGGACAAAGAACAGCTCTACAGCaccatccttagtcaccag TGCCAGCGGATGGAAACCCAGCGGTCAGAGCCGCCCCTTCCCCCCGGGGGACAGGAGCTCCTGGAGCTGCTGCTCAAAGTTCAGGGTGGAGGTCGAATGGAGGAGCAAAGATCTCGGCCCCCTACACACACCTGCTGA